GCCGCGAGCGCACCCGAGGTCTACGGCGTGGGGCTGCGCGGGGTCCTGTACGGCCGGTCGGCGGAGGCGCTGGACCGGATGCGTGCGGCGGCGGCCGTCGTCGTCAAGCCCCTCGACGGGGCGGGCGGACGCGGGGTCCGCATCGTGGCCGGCGAGCAGGTCGAGAGCCTGGTCGCCGGTGACCCGGACGCCGTCGTCCTCGTGCAGGAGCGGCTGGCGCAGCACCCGCAGCTGCGCGCCGTGCACCCGGGCTCGCTCAACACGCTCCGGGCGCTGGCCATCCGGCTGCCGGACGGCGACCCGGTGGTCGCCGCCGCGGTCCACCGGTGGGGCACCGCGGCCAGCGGCGCCGTCGACAACGTCAGCTCGGGCGGCCTGTGCAGCGCCGTCGACCTCGCGTCCGGGCGCCTCGGCCCGGCGGTGGGCCGCCCCCGGGAGCGCGGGCGGCCGACGTACGACCGGCACCCGGACACCGACGTGCAGATCGCCGGGGAGACCGTGCCGCACTGGGGCGAGGTGCTCGACCTGGTCGGGGAGCTGATGCGGGCCTTCCCGGAGGTCACCCACGTCGGCTGGGACGTCTGCGTCACCGACCGCGGCCCGTTGGTCCTCGAGGGGAACGCCGGGGTCCCGAACCTCAACGTGTTCCAGTTCCACGGGTCGTTCCTGTCCGACCCGCGCGTGCGGCGCTTCTACATCGACCACGGCCTGCTCGACCGCCGGCACGCCTGAACCCACGGGGTGGCGCAGGCGCTCCCCTGTGCCGGGGAGCGCCTGCCGCGGCCCCGGGCGGGGCTCAGCGGAGGCGGAGCAGCCGCCGCTTCCCGGAGACCGGGAGCTCCCACCAGCTGCCCAGCAGCCGGTCCAGCTCCGGCTCGTACCGGGCCAGGCCCGCCGCGGGGTACGGGGTCAGCTCGCCGAACCACAGCACCCCGTCGTGCTCGTAGAAGTCCACGCGCATCATGTCGAAGTCCGCCGCCAGCAGGGACGCCGCCTTCAGCATGTCCTCCAGCCGCTCCGGCCGTGCGGTGTCCGGCCCGGGGGCGTAGCCGCCGTTCCAGGGCAGCGGCTCCCAGTCGGGGGTGTAGTACCGCGCCCGGTGCACGTTCCCGTCCCGGCTGTGGACGGCGACGGCGCGGGGCACGCCGTCGAAGACGAACAGCTTGAGGTCGGCCGGCACCTCACCCGGCGTGCCGATGAACTCCTCGACGAGCAGGCCGGGGCGCGCGGTGCGGTAGGCCCACTCGCCACTGCGCCGCCAGTACGGCTCGCTCACCCACCCCTCGACCTCCGCGGCGAGCGCGTCGACGTCGGCCGGGCCACCGCTGATCACCACGCGCTGGCTGGCGTGGTTCGGCTTCAGCACCCAGTTCTCGGGGAGGTCGACGTCCCGCAGCTCGGCGACGTCCGTGCCGAACCAGTAGGTCTCGGGCGTGCGGGTGAGGTCCGGCGCGAGCCGGGCGGCGTGCTCCTTCATCGCCAGCTTGTCGCAGGTGAGCCGGAGCAGCTCGCGGCGGTCGCGGGTCACCCGCCACTGGACCTTGTCGTTGAAGGTCTCGAAGTCCACCAGCGGGGGCAGCCGACCGTGCCGGAGGTAGAACTTCCTCGCCCGGCGCAGCTGGACAGGGACCAGCCGCTGCGGGTCGAGACGGGGGAACGGCGCACGGGCCACGGCGCACACTCCAACAGACGCGCGCGGACGCCGCAACGTCGCCCCCCTTCCGGGCGTCCCCCAGTGTGGGCGACAACGCTGCTCGCGGCCACCGCGCGACGGTAGGGTCGGCGTGACCAGACCCCGGTCCGGGGTCTGCCGCACACCCAGGAGAGCAGTTGTCACTGCCGAAGCAGTGGCCGACCCCGACCCGGGTCGTCCGGCGCTACACGACCGCGTGGCAACAGTTCGGTCCCTTCCTCGGCTCGTCGAAGTCGCGCATCGCGGTGATGGCCGGCGGCTCGGTGGTCGCCGGTCTGGTCGAGGCCGTGCTGCTGGCCCTGGTCGCCTCCCTCGCCACCGCGCTCTCGCAAGGGCAGACGCAGGTCGACGCCCTCCCCGGCCCGCTCGAGTTCGAGGCACCGCTGCTCGTCCTCTGCCTGGTGGGCATGGGGGTGGCCGTCTTCCGCGGCGCGCTGCAGGTCTGGCTGGCCTACGTCCCCGCGTCGATGAGCGCAGCGGTGATGGCCAACCTCCGCCGTGACCTGTTCGAGCGGTTCACCTCGGCGTCCTGGAAGATCCAGTCGGCCGAGCGTGACGGGCACTTCCAGTCCCTGATGACCACCCAGGCGATCCAGGCCTCGGCGGCGGTCACCACCCTCTCCGAGGGCATCAGCGCCGTCCTGATGTTCTTCACGCTGCTCGCCTCCGCCTTCCTGCTCAGCGCCCCGACGGCGCTGATCCTCATCGGCGCCTCGGCGGTCCTGTTCGTGATGCTGGCCCCGCTGGCCCGCCGCCAGCGCGGCCACGCCCGGGCGCTGAGCGCGGAGAACGTCGAGTACGCCAAGGGCGTGCAGGAGATGGTCCAGCTGGCCGAGGAGACGCAGGTCTTCGGCGCCAGCCGGGCCTACCGCGAGGCGGTCGAGGGGATGATCCAGGAGGTCCGTCGTCCGCTCCTGCAGACGCGCTTCCTCAACCGGGCCGTGCCGGCGCTGTACCAGAGCGTGGCGTTCTTCCTGCTGCTCCTCGCCCTCACGATCGTCTTCCTCTCCGGGGCGACGGCGATCGGCGAGCTCGGTGCGGTGGTCCTCATCCTCATCCGGTCGCTGACCTTCGGGCAGCGGATCCAGGCCTCCTCCACCCGGATGAACGAGCTGATCCCCTACATGGGCCGGCTGCGCCGGGCGCTGGACCACTACGCCGACCACACCCGGCAGGACGGCGACCAGCCGCTGTCCCGCATCGAGCGGCTCGGCATGTCCCACGTGGACTTCGGCTACGACGCCAAGACCCCCGTCCTGCACGACGTCTCCTTCGAGGCCAGCCGCGGCGAGGTGATCGGCATCGTCGGCCCGTCCGGGGCGGGGAAGTCCTCCATCGTGCAGCTGCTGCTGCGCCTCCGGCTGCCCACCAGCGGCACCGTCACGGTCAACGACCAGGACGGCCGCGACTTCCGCCTCGAGGACTGGCGGCACCGGGTCTCCTACGTGCCGCAGAGCCCGCAGCTGCTCTGGGGCACCGTCGCCGACAACATCCGCTTCTACCGCGACGACATCTCCGACGCCGACGTCGAGGAGGCCGCCCGCAAGGCCTCGCTGCACGAGGAGATCCTCAGCTGGCCGAAGGGCTACCAGACGGTCATCGGGCAGCGCGCGGCGGCGATTTCCGGCGGCCAGCGCCAGCGGCTGTGCCTGGCGCGCGCCCTGGCCGGGCGGCCCGACGTGCTGATCCTCGACGAGCCGACCAGCGCGCTGGACGTCAAGAGCGAGCAGGCGGTCCAGGAGTCCCTGGCCCGGATGAAGGGCGAGGTCCTGCTGCTGCTCGTCGCGCACCGGGTGTCCACCCTGTCGATCTGCGACCGGGTCATGGTGATGGGCGACGGCCGGCTCCAGGGCATCGCCGAGCCCGAGGTCCTGCTGCGCGACAACGACTTCTTCCGGGAGATCACCGAGATCTCGCAGGCCGGGCACAGCGTCCCCTGATCCCGGCGGTGCGGTGACCTCCCGGGAGGGAGGTCACCGAGCGTCGTCACGGCAGGTCGCTGCTGCTGGTGAGCACGCGTCCGCGGGTCATCAGCGCGGCAGGTCACGCCGTCCGGCCGACCCTTGAGCCGCCTCACGGCGCGGCTCAAGGGTCGGCGAGGCGGCTCATCCTGACCTTCCAGAGCCTTCCCGACCGTGCCGGTGGCACCACCTCACGGCGCTGGCGGAGCAACGTCACCTGGGTACGACCAGCGCGGGTGAGCAGACCGGCCCACGGGCCCGTTCCTGCGCCATCATCGACAGGTGTTCCAGGACCACGAGCCCGAATGCCCTCTCCACGAACCAGCGCACTGGTTGCGGGCGGCCGCCGTGCACACCTAGGCCCTGGCCTCCTTCAGCGAGCTGCCCGCATCGCGACCGGCTCTACCGGCGAGCGTCCTGCCGGCCGCGGCACCGCCTGGAGAGGAGTGGGCCGTCGCCTGGTGCTCGTGCCGGCGCAGCACCCCGCCGCAGGGTGGCCGCGCGTAGGCCGTGCGGCGGTCAGGGCCGGTCGGGGCGGGACAGCGACGTCCCGCTCTCCCCCGTGGTACCCGGGTCGACCTCCACCCGGGAGCGCGCAGCTGCCGCGACGACCTCCGGGCAGAGCTCGTCGACCTCGACGGCGAAGCCGATCCCGCTGCTCTTCATCAGCCCGGCCAGCTGCTGCTGGTGGTCGTCGACGTGCTCGCCACGGAACCGGCGGCGCACGACCGCGACCGGGGCGATCCCCATCTCGAGCAACCCGAGGACGCTGCCCACACCGGCGTGGGTGATCACCACGTCCGCGTCGCGCGCGCACTGGTCGAAGTCCTGGCCGGACAGCTCGTGGTGCACCCGGCCCGGCAGCTCGACCGCCGGCTCCGTCTCCCCCAGCTGCCAGACCGTGTGCTCGTCGGCCAGGCCCAGCTCCAGGATGCGGTCGATGATCGAGTGGAACGGGTAGCCGCGGAGCGTGCCCAGGGTGATGAACAGCCGGGCCGGCCCCTCGCTGCGCACCGGCCGGGGGACCATCCGGAACGCCGAGAACACGCTCGGGTGGGTGCCCCACCGGCCCCCCGCCCAGGCGGGGTGCTGCGTCCGGAGCTCGGCGAAGCGCATCGCGGCCAGCACCCGTCCGCTGACCGAGGGCCCGTTCACCCGCGAGACGCTCTCGATGTAGAGCGACGGGATGCCGGCCAGCTGCGCGGCGGGCAGTGCGGCCAGGGCCAGCGCCGACCCGGTGCTCACCGCGGCGTCGAAGTGCTCGGACCGCAGCCGCGGCAGGATCGTCCGGAACGCACGGGCGATCTTCAGCCCCTCGCGCGGCCGGATGTAGGGCACGTGCAGGACGTTCCGCCCCGCCAGCAGCGACTCGCTCTGAGCGGTGGGGAAGGTGATCCAGAGCGAGTCGTCGGACGCACCGAGCCCCGGGGCCAGGCGGACCAGCTGGGCCAGGTGCCCGCCGGTGGAGGCGGCCAGCACGAGCCGGCGGTCGGCGCCGGGCCGGAGCTCGGGCAGCTCTCGGGGGGACATCATTCCCTCACTTCGGTGGGCCGGGGCGACAGCTCGGTCGGCGGGGTGACCGCCTTCTCGGGGTCGTCCGGGGTGCGGTCCTGTGCCCCGCGGCGACGGGGGCCGCGGAGGAAGGCCGGTGGGGCGTACAGCCAGCGGACCCGGCTGGTGAGCCGGGCCAGGCCGAAGGACGCGAGGACGGTGAGGACGACCAGCGCGACCTGCACGCCGACGTCGACCCACCGGGGCCACGCCGGTTCCAGCAGCGCGATCAGCGCGGTCGCCAGGACGATGACGTAGAGGTGCAGCAGGTACAGCTTCAGGCTGGCGGTGCCCATCGAGGTGAAGATGCCGAAGCCCGGCACCCGGACCAGGTAGCGGACGACCAGGATGCCGACGGCCACGGCGGCGAGCTGCCCGACGAGCACCACGAGCGGCACCCAGCGGAAGCCCAGGACGATCAGCGCGGTGGACACGACCAGGACGGCGAAGGCGATCCCGAGGTGCACCGGCCGCGCCCGCTCGACGAGGTCCCGGATCTCCCGGGAGAACACCGCACCCAGGGTGAAGAAGAAGAACAGTGCGCCGACCCGGTTCCAGCCGATGTTGTGTGCGTCGACCAGGCCACTGGTGAAGAGGGTCGACACCAGGCCCGAACCGGCCAGCTGCACCCAGATCGGCGCGCGGGCGATCAGCCAGCGGAAGAGGGTGAAGAGGAAGAGCGCGTAGAGGAACCAGTAGCTGCTGCTCGGCCAGAACAGGATGAGCGGCAGCGCCAGCGGGTCGGTCGCCGGGATCTCACCGAGCTCGCCGTTGAGCCCGGGGATGACGAAGTAGAAGATCGTCCGGATGACCGACCACAGCACGTAGAGGTACAGCAGCGGCAGCAGCCGCCGCTTCCACAACGCGCGGAACTTGGTCGCCCCGTGCCGGCCGGCGAAGATCCCGGCGATCAGGAAGAACGCCGGCATCGGGAAGAGCTCGAAGACGGCCTTGGCCCGGCCGAGCACGGCGTCGACGTCCGCCGTCTTCAGGTAGAGGGTCACGTGGTAGGCGATGACCATGAAGATGGCCAGGCCCTTGACGGGCTCGAGCCACGCGAACCGCCCCGTCGTCGGGGCAGTGCTCTGGGCGCTCATCGAGGATCCGTTCTTCCTACGGCCTGGTCCGTCGCCCGACCGTGTCCGGTCACCCGGACCCGCGGGAACCCGCGAGTCCGCCGGGACCCTAACAGCCGGTACACCGACGGTACGGGGATCGGGACGGTCGTACGCCTGACCGAGGGCAGGTTCACTCCACCGTGGAAGTGGTCGGCTCCGCCGGGGCGGTGGTCGGCTCCGCCGGGGCGGGTGCGGGTCCGGTTCCCGACGAGTCGAGGCGGCGGATCAGCCGCGCCGGCACCCCGCCGTAGACGGCGTCCGGCTGGGTGTCGCCGCTGACCAGGGCGCCGGCGGCGATGACCGAGCCCGCCCCGATGGTCACCCCGCCCAGGACGGTGACGCCGGCGCCGAGCCAGGCGCCGTCCCCAATCGTGATCGGGGCGCTGACCGGCGCCCCGGCGCGCTGCTCCCGCGGCCCGACGTCGTGGGAGGTGGGCAGCAGGCTGACCCCGGGGCCGAGGTGGACCCGGTCGCCGATGACGATGCGGGCGTTGGCCCCGATCGTGGCGTTGACGTTGACGAACGCCCCCCGGCCGATCTCCAGGTGGTCGACGCCGCCGACGAAGCGGATCCACGGGTAGACGCGGGCACTGCCGTGCACCCGGACGCCCAGCGCCCGGAGCAGCCGCGCCCGGGTACGGGGAGCCCAGACCGGGCTGCCGGCCACCGTGCTGGCCAGTGCGCCGCGCATCCTGCCGCTCATCTAGGCCTGCCCGGTGGGGACGGAGGCCAGCAGGTCGGCCGTGTTGCGCTGCCCCATCGCCACGACGCCCGGGAGCGCCTGCCGGATGGACTGCCGGGCTGCCGAGTCCTCGGGGAGGACGCGGTCGATCACCTCGGCGACGACCGCCGAGAAGCCGGGGACGGCGTCGATGCGCAGCTCGGGCGTCCCGAACAGCTGCATCAGGCCCTCGACCTTGCCCTGGGACGCCAGGGTCAGCGCCGGGACGCCGTTCAGCAGCGACATCACCGCCAGGTGCATCCGCCCGGTGACCGTGACGCTCGCCCGGGCGGTCAGCCCGCGGACCTGCGCCGGGGACAGGATCGAGGGCACGCCGCTCACGTCGGGCAGCTCACCCACCCGCGCCATGAGGGCGGCGCAGGGCGCCATGTCGCCGCTCTGCTCCCGGTCGACGTGCGGGATGACCAGCACGTGCAGGCCACGGCCGCGCAGGTGCTCCACGATCCGGACGTACTCCTCGGTCTGGTCGACCCGGTCGGCGAGCAGCCCGCTGACGTTGACCAGCGCGACCGGCCGGGTGACGTCCCGCAGCAGCTCGTCGGCCGCCGACCCGTCCACGGTCCGGGCGGCGAAGACGACGTCCGCCACCTCCTCGACCGGTGCGATCCCGTCCGCGCGGGCGCGCTCGGCGGAGATGGGGTCGCGCAGCAGGAGCCGGACCCCGTCGCGCGCCGCGCCGGCCAGCGACCGCCGGGCCGCGACCCGGGCCCGGTCGCTCCAGCTGAAGCCGATGATCCGGGTGTCGACCCCGGCGCGGGCGGCCGCCCGGGCGAGGTTGGACCGGCGGACCGACGCCGGCAGCGAGTACCGGCCGTCCATCACGTCCGCGCCCAGGACGGACAGCTGGGCCGCACCCGCGAGCGCGCGGCCGAACGCGGCCACCGAGGCCCGGTGGTCGGCGCCGGTCCCGTAGACCAGGTGCGGGATCTCCAGGACCTCCACCCGCTGCCGGAACTCCTCGGGCAGTTCCACCGCGGCGGGGTCGGGCACGACCAGGGTCACCGGCCCGGCGGTGTTCTCCAGCACCGACTCGAGCATCGCCTGGTCCCCGACGTTGCCGCCGCCGGGTGCGGCGAGGAGCAGGTGCCGGCCGCGGACGCGCGGCTCCGCACGCACCCGGGACCGGATGATCCGGCGGTCGACGAGGCTGGGCAGCCCCGATGCCACCACCGCCCGTCGCCAGATCCGGTGCGCGCGCTCGATGGCCTTGGTCATGGGTCCATACCCGCCTTCGGGGTCGTGATCGGGTCGGTGGGAGCCGCACCGGTGAGGCTCAGGGGGGCCGGGCCGGGAGGCACGCCGACGGGCGCGCCGTCGTCCTCCGGCGGACGGGTGGCCGGACGGCCGGAGCCGCGCCGGAGGGACCTGCGCATCCCGGCGATCCCCCGCAGGTCGCGCCGGAACGTCGGCCAGACGAGCGCGGCGAGGGCGGTCGCGCCGAGGACGGCGAGCACGCCGACGACCAGGCGCAGCGCGTGCGCGTCGTCCGGCAGCGCGACCGTGGACAGGAACGAGAGGGCCGACGCCACGCTGAAGACCAGCCCGGTGCGGAGCCCGTTGCGGAACATCCGCCCGGCGGGGGCGTCGGAGACGCGGGCGATCCAGACCAGCGCCACCGGCCACGCCAACGCCACCCCGACCGCGTAGCCCACCGCCACGCCCAGCAGCCCCCAGGTGGAGCCGACCACGATGACGACCGCCATCACCGGCCTGGTCACCAGGGCGTAGACGAACTGCGTCCGGGTCAGCCCCTTGGCCAGGAAGACCCAGGAGACGGCGTAGGTGGCGGCCTGGAAGAACCCGGCGACGAGCAGCACCTGGAAGACCGGCACCGCCTCCGTCCACTGCGGCCCGAGCATCACGAACACCACGGACTCGGCCTGCGCGAAGAGCACCGCGAAGAGGCCGCCGATGAGGGTGAGCAGCGCGACCTGGCCGAAGCTGATGAACTCGGCGAACCGCTTCCGGTCGTCCTGCAGCCGGGAGAGGACCGGCAGGGCCACGCGCGTGGACGGCGCCTGGACCTGCAGCAACGGCATCATGACCAGCTGGAAGGCGCGGTTGTAGAGGCCGACGGGCGCCGCACCGTAGCGCGCACCGAGGACGAGGGTGTCCATGTTGCGGCCCAGGTAGTTGAGCAGGTGCGAGCCGAGCAGCGGCATGCCGTAGCCGATGAAGGGGCGGACGGACGCGCTCCGGTCCACCCGGCCCGGCAGCCACCGGTTGGTGGCGACCAGGAACACCTGTGCGACCAGCCCCTGGGTGAGCTGCTGGGCGACCAGCGCCCAGTAGCCGGCGCCGAGGACGGCGAGCACGATGCCGACGGCGACGCCGGCGACCTGCCCGCCGATCTCGGAGAGCGCGAGCTTGCCGAAGCGCAGGTGCCGGGTGTGCATCGCCCGGTACTGGGTGGACACCCCGTTCAGCAGGAACGTGGCCGACATGACGACGGTGACGAGGGTCAGCCGGTCGTCGTCGAAGGCCAGCGCCACCAGCGGCGACGCGGCGCAGACCAGCACGGCCAGGACGGCGCCGATGCCGGTGTTGAGCCAGAAGAGGTTGTCCCGCTGCCCGTCGGAGAGCGTCTTGGCCTGGACGGCGGCCGAGGAGAGACCGAAGTCCCGGAACAGCTCGCCGAAGCCGACGATCAGCGTCACGATCGCGAGGAGGCCGTAGTCCTCGGGGTCGAGCAGCCGGGCCAGGACGGCGATGCCCACCAGCTGGACGAGCACGCGGAGCCCCTGCCCGCCCAGGGTGACGGCGGCACCCCGGGAGGCTCGTGCACCGAGCCCCTGCCCCTCCCCCGCGGTGGGCCCGGTCACCCTCGCCCGCTGAGCACTCGGGCCCGTCGGTAGGCGTCGCGGTGGTGGAGCCCGATCCGCTCCCAGTCGCGGTCGTCGAGCCGCGGCTCCCCGCCCCGGCGGGCCGCGGTGGCGGCGATCGCCTCCTCGAGCACCTGCGGGGTCAGCTCACCGGGGTACTGCAGGATCCACCCGGGGCCCACCTCCTCCGACAGCGCCGCGTTGGTCGGCGACTCCGGCACGAGGACCGGCCGCCCCAGGGACAGCGCCGCGAAGAGGGACCCCGAGTTGTGCATGCTCCCGCGGTAGGGCAGGACCACCAGCTGCGAACAGCAGATCTCCTCGACCAGCTCCTGGTCGCTCACCAGGCGGAGCAGGGTGTCGATGCGGGGGTCGCCCGCGGACCTCTCGTGCACCAGCTCGGCCTGGCCCGGGTGCGGGTTGCCGACGATCCGCAGCCGCAGGTCGGCGCGGTCGATGCCGCGGAAGGCGTCGATGAGGACGTCGACGCCCTTGTACGGCCGGATGATGCCGAAGTACAGGAGCCGCCCCGGCTGCGCCTCGGGCTGCGGGTACTGGGCGAAGGGCTGCCGGTAGTGCCCGTGCGGGATCGTCACCGTCTCGCGCCCGGCGGTGACCGGGCTGGCCGGGTTGAGCCGGATCACCAGGTCGACGTGCCTGTAAAACCGGTCCAGCGACCGGTGGTCGGACCGGCTGCCCTGCTCGTGCGGGCTGAGGTTGTGCGCCGTCCACACCAGCGGGATCCGCCGCACCCGCAGGCGCAGGAGCAGCAGCTCCAGCAGCCGGCGCTTGACGAACCGCAGCCACGGCCGCCGGCTGTCGCGGATGAGCAGCTCCGGCCAGTGCACGTGCAGCACGTCGTACCGGCCGAACAGCCCCGTCTGCCAGTCGAAGAAGCGGACGTCGACGTCCGGCGCCGCGCCCTGGACCATCTGGTCGGCGTACTGCGTGGTGCCGTCCGGCTCGCGCAGGGAGTGCAGCACCACCAGGCGACGGTCGGCGTCGGCCCGGGGGACGGACGGCTGCGGAGCCCGGCGGCCGATCACGACGGGCCCTGCCCGTCTCCGGGCACCGCACCGTCCGGCCGGCCGGGGACCGCTCCCCGCGCGGTCACGGGGAGGACCGCCTGCCGGTCGGCAGACGAGGGGTCGGTGCGAGGGACATCAGGCCGGGAGCGGACGCTCACAGCCAGGAGTTGAAGGTGGCGACCATGTCCGAGTGCGTCCAACCCGGCACGGTGTGCCCCTGGTCGTGGTACTGGACGCGCACGTCGGCCGCGACGGGCTTGGCAAGACCGGCCAGCGCCAGGCCGTGCCGGTCCGGCGGCAGGATCGGGTCGACGAGCGAGACCACGGTCTTGACCCGCTTGCCGGCCCAGGCGCTCTGCGGCAGGCGGGCGGGGTTCGTGGCCGCGACGCGCGCCGGGTCGTTGCCGTACGGGGGGCCGATCCGGCCCGGGTCCCGGGCGTAGAGGTCTTCCATGTCGTAGCTCGCGTTGGCGAGGTAGATCCCGCGCATCCCGCGGACCATGCCGTTGCCGTAGGCGTAGGTCATCAGCGAGCCGCCGCCGGAGTTGGCGCGGGCGAACGCGACGCCGACGTTGAAGACCGCGCTGATGTACTTGTCCCAGTTGACCTGGTGGGTCAGGGCGGCCTGCGTCGTCCACGTGCTGCCACCGAAGTTCGGGCAGACGCAGACCACGCCCCGGTCGACGAGCAGCATGCCGGGGTAGGCGTACGCGCCGTCCATCGCGGTGTGCGTGCTGCCGTTCGAGTGGTACATCCAGGCGACCGCGCTGGGCTTCGGCGCCTTCGGGGGGGTCGCGTGCGGCACGTAGAGCCGCGCCCGGTCGGTGCCCCAGACGACGTCGATCGCCTCGTACTTCTTCTTCCCGATCCGGGTGGTCCGGGTGTCGGTGCGGGAGACCTCGCCGGGCAGCTTGGGGATCGGGCTGTAGACCGGGGCGGCCTGCGCGGGCCCGGCACCGACGGCCACGCCGGCGAGCCCGGCAGCGGCACCGAACAGGACGGCGCGGCGGCTGGCCAGGGGCGGACGGACGGTGGACGGGTCGGACGCCGGGACGTCCGAACGGGCTCGGGACACGGGCTATGCCCTCCATGAGGCCGGGACGGATGGTCGACACCGCGCCGCAGGACCGCAACACGTGTACCGGAAAACTAACCTCCACCGACCGGAGAAGCCAGGGATGACCTGCGGCCGGTCCCGTCCGGGTGTCACCCGATCGGGGACCACCACCCCGCCACCGCACGCACCGTGGGGCCCTCCCACCGCCCACCCGTGGCGGACAGCGGCCGGTGGAGCCGTTCCGGCACGTACCCTGGACCGAAGGCCGACTTCCCTGGCCCACGGCCCGTCGCGGCGCCCGGACCCGCGCATCGTCCCGAGGAGGAGCATGGCGTCGATCGCCGTCCTGAGCCCCTCTCCGGGGGACCGGGTCCGCGGCACGGTCGAGGTGCGCGTCGAGGTCCGCGGCGGCAGCAGGGTGGGGAGCGTCACGGTCGCCATCGGCGATCCCGCCTTCGGGACCCTCCCGGCGGAGCCCGTCGGGGACCGGGTGTACGTCGCCCGCTGGGACACCCGGCGCAAGCTGGTCGACCCCGACGTCCCCGCGCCGGCCGACGCGATGTTCTGGATCACCGCCGCGGCGGTCGTCGACGGCATCCGGGTCGAGGCGCCGTACCTCGCCGTCGTCACCGCCAACGACCGGGACGCCGTGCGCGCGGAGTCCGCCGGCGGGTGGCGGGAGGAGCTCGCCTGGGCCGCGGACTACAGCGGTTCGACCGAGCAGTGGCTGGCCAGCACCACGCCCGTCGTCGGGGCCGAGTACGCCTCCGTCGAGCCCGACCCCGTGCTCGGGCCGGCCCGCCGCGCCGTCCGGGTCTCCGTGCCCGACAGCGCACGGGGCGACCGTGACCAGCCGACGTCGTCCACCGTGCGGTTCCAGTCCTCGAGCCCCTCCGACATCCGCGAGGGCGACGAGTTCTGCGTCGGGTTCGCGTTCCTGCCCCCC
The Modestobacter marinus DNA segment above includes these coding regions:
- a CDS encoding acyltransferase; translation: MSGRMRGALASTVAGSPVWAPRTRARLLRALGVRVHGSARVYPWIRFVGGVDHLEIGRGAFVNVNATIGANARIVIGDRVHLGPGVSLLPTSHDVGPREQRAGAPVSAPITIGDGAWLGAGVTVLGGVTIGAGSVIAAGALVSGDTQPDAVYGGVPARLIRRLDSSGTGPAPAPAEPTTAPAEPTTSTVE
- a CDS encoding glycosyltransferase — encoded protein: MSPRELPELRPGADRRLVLAASTGGHLAQLVRLAPGLGASDDSLWITFPTAQSESLLAGRNVLHVPYIRPREGLKIARAFRTILPRLRSEHFDAAVSTGSALALAALPAAQLAGIPSLYIESVSRVNGPSVSGRVLAAMRFAELRTQHPAWAGGRWGTHPSVFSAFRMVPRPVRSEGPARLFITLGTLRGYPFHSIIDRILELGLADEHTVWQLGETEPAVELPGRVHHELSGQDFDQCARDADVVITHAGVGSVLGLLEMGIAPVAVVRRRFRGEHVDDHQQQLAGLMKSSGIGFAVEVDELCPEVVAAAARSRVEVDPGTTGESGTSLSRPDRP
- a CDS encoding acyltransferase family protein codes for the protein MSAQSTAPTTGRFAWLEPVKGLAIFMVIAYHVTLYLKTADVDAVLGRAKAVFELFPMPAFFLIAGIFAGRHGATKFRALWKRRLLPLLYLYVLWSVIRTIFYFVIPGLNGELGEIPATDPLALPLILFWPSSSYWFLYALFLFTLFRWLIARAPIWVQLAGSGLVSTLFTSGLVDAHNIGWNRVGALFFFFTLGAVFSREIRDLVERARPVHLGIAFAVLVVSTALIVLGFRWVPLVVLVGQLAAVAVGILVVRYLVRVPGFGIFTSMGTASLKLYLLHLYVIVLATALIALLEPAWPRWVDVGVQVALVVLTVLASFGLARLTSRVRWLYAPPAFLRGPRRRGAQDRTPDDPEKAVTPPTELSPRPTEVRE
- a CDS encoding ABC transporter ATP-binding protein, yielding MSLPKQWPTPTRVVRRYTTAWQQFGPFLGSSKSRIAVMAGGSVVAGLVEAVLLALVASLATALSQGQTQVDALPGPLEFEAPLLVLCLVGMGVAVFRGALQVWLAYVPASMSAAVMANLRRDLFERFTSASWKIQSAERDGHFQSLMTTQAIQASAAVTTLSEGISAVLMFFTLLASAFLLSAPTALILIGASAVLFVMLAPLARRQRGHARALSAENVEYAKGVQEMVQLAEETQVFGASRAYREAVEGMIQEVRRPLLQTRFLNRAVPALYQSVAFFLLLLALTIVFLSGATAIGELGAVVLILIRSLTFGQRIQASSTRMNELIPYMGRLRRALDHYADHTRQDGDQPLSRIERLGMSHVDFGYDAKTPVLHDVSFEASRGEVIGIVGPSGAGKSSIVQLLLRLRLPTSGTVTVNDQDGRDFRLEDWRHRVSYVPQSPQLLWGTVADNIRFYRDDISDADVEEAARKASLHEEILSWPKGYQTVIGQRAAAISGGQRQRLCLARALAGRPDVLILDEPTSALDVKSEQAVQESLARMKGEVLLLLVAHRVSTLSICDRVMVMGDGRLQGIAEPEVLLRDNDFFREITEISQAGHSVP
- a CDS encoding ATP-grasp fold amidoligase family protein; translated protein: MARAPFPRLDPQRLVPVQLRRARKFYLRHGRLPPLVDFETFNDKVQWRVTRDRRELLRLTCDKLAMKEHAARLAPDLTRTPETYWFGTDVAELRDVDLPENWVLKPNHASQRVVISGGPADVDALAAEVEGWVSEPYWRRSGEWAYRTARPGLLVEEFIGTPGEVPADLKLFVFDGVPRAVAVHSRDGNVHRARYYTPDWEPLPWNGGYAPGPDTARPERLEDMLKAASLLAADFDMMRVDFYEHDGVLWFGELTPYPAAGLARYEPELDRLLGSWWELPVSGKRRLLRLR
- a CDS encoding polysaccharide pyruvyl transferase family protein, whose amino-acid sequence is MTKAIERAHRIWRRAVVASGLPSLVDRRIIRSRVRAEPRVRGRHLLLAAPGGGNVGDQAMLESVLENTAGPVTLVVPDPAAVELPEEFRQRVEVLEIPHLVYGTGADHRASVAAFGRALAGAAQLSVLGADVMDGRYSLPASVRRSNLARAAARAGVDTRIIGFSWSDRARVAARRSLAGAARDGVRLLLRDPISAERARADGIAPVEEVADVVFAARTVDGSAADELLRDVTRPVALVNVSGLLADRVDQTEEYVRIVEHLRGRGLHVLVIPHVDREQSGDMAPCAALMARVGELPDVSGVPSILSPAQVRGLTARASVTVTGRMHLAVMSLLNGVPALTLASQGKVEGLMQLFGTPELRIDAVPGFSAVVAEVIDRVLPEDSAARQSIRQALPGVVAMGQRNTADLLASVPTGQA
- a CDS encoding sugar-transfer associated ATP-grasp domain-containing protein; translation: MTSRATLLRTMARLERRQYAGRLHPTMWRRGFLSNRWYAYPGIHDPAVPFISDAAVEARLRRLNHPAGARLLEDKNVFADVVVARGLAASAPEVYGVGLRGVLYGRSAEALDRMRAAAAVVVKPLDGAGGRGVRIVAGEQVESLVAGDPDAVVLVQERLAQHPQLRAVHPGSLNTLRALAIRLPDGDPVVAAAVHRWGTAASGAVDNVSSGGLCSAVDLASGRLGPAVGRPRERGRPTYDRHPDTDVQIAGETVPHWGEVLDLVGELMRAFPEVTHVGWDVCVTDRGPLVLEGNAGVPNLNVFQFHGSFLSDPRVRRFYIDHGLLDRRHA